In Pirellula sp. SH-Sr6A, the DNA window ATGCGATGGTAATCTTGATCACTTTTGGCAATCCTTGAACACTGCTGTCCCATTGAAGTTGCCACATTGTCCCATCGAAATATTGAAATTCGATAGAAATCACTTCGGTCGCCACCAGTTCTCCCGTTCGTAAGAGGGAGTCCGTCGATGCTTGCTCGTACGCATACTGGGTGATGGCGCGATCCAACGAACGCCGCACCAACCCACCGGGCCCTGCGGAAGTGGTTTCGATTCCAGCTCCGAGGATCGTCAATCCTCCCAGTGGATCTTTTACGCCGTCCGGCCGGGGAGCTTGGACGTAGTAACTCACAGTCTTGATATCGCTGGGCATGTCTCCGAGCGTGCCCGTAGAAATATCCCCTTCGGTGGCATAGTACTCATCCGGTCTAGGGAGTTTGCTGATATCGATTTCGATAGACGCTTCGCTCCCATAGATCCCGGGTGGCAATGCCGACACCGGAGCTGCTCCTGCATCGCCGGAAGCCATCCCGCTCGATGGAGAGGCACTCCCGCTCATCGCGTCCGCACCGAAAGCACTGGGAGCTGCCCCCGATCCAGCGCTGGTTGAGGCTGCCCCTCCGGCAGACGCTCCACCCGCTTGCCCGCCACTGAGGATCTCACTCAATCCGCTGGAGTCAAAGGGCTGATAGCGCACGGTGGCACGAATATCTTCGGCGATCATATTCAAGATTGCGCGGGCCAGCTGGGCTTGCTTTACTTGCTCGCGTCCTGAACTTTGATTGATCAAATAGAGCTGGACCAACGAACCTACCAAACCGGCTACGACGGCGGTCAGCATCAGCGCCAGAATCAGTTCCAGCAACGTGAATCCGGATATGCGGCGAGTGTTCATTACTGAATTCCTCCCGCCGAACCACTCGTTGCACCTGCGCCTGTCGTTCCCATGCCGGTCGCCCCAGAACCGTCGGCCGTCGGGTCGCTCGAGGGGGGACTATCCAAGCCGAGGCTAGGATCGATGACCCAGCGAACGATGAAAAACAATTCAGGGCTCCCGGTGACCGGATTGGGATTGTCGGTGACTGCCAATCGCAACCCAATCATATTCTCACGCTCGGTGGCGCTGGTCTCCAACCGGTAATACCATTGCCCGGGAAGCGAACCGTCTTCATTGAGGGTCCAGTCGAGTGGCTCCATCGGAATGGCCCCGACCAAGACCTCTGCCATTTTCGATTCACATAGCATTTGGGCTTGCGCGAGCTTTTGAGCCGACAGAGCGTTGTCGGTGGCTTGTCGGGTGATCTGCGCTAAAAGTGCAGCCGAGACCGCGAGAATAGCCAGCGCCAAGACGACCTCCAGCAAGGATAACCCACTACGCGTTGCTTGTCCCTTTCCCGAAGAATTTCGAGGACGACCAAGCCGCAGGAAAGGCAGCTGGACTCGAATGGTATCGGTGCATCTTTTTGCTTTGATCTGCGTCATGGCTCAAGGTGCTCCGGATGGTGTCGAGGCTTCGATGGCGGGCAAAGTGGAGGGATCAACCGATGTGGTAGCGTAGAAACTGATCTGTCCCGTCACCCCTCGCAATTGAACTACCATTCGGCGGCCCTTTTCATCCGCCAAGATAATCTGAGCGGTCGTTGTCGAACCGTCCGGATAAAGCAGGATGGGATTCGATTCGCTACCGGCAACGGGTGCTGCAGCCCCTGCGACGGGAACGCTGCCTGTTTCGGTTTCGATAGCAGCTGCGTTGCGAGTATCGATCAACGTATCGACCGACGCGAACTGAACTCCGGTTTCTAACTCTTGGATCTCGCTCTCGGTGGATTCGGCGGATGTCGCAACACCACCACCGGCAGCAGCCTCAGTCTCTACCACAGCACCGGTCGCGTCCTGCACGGTCGCACCCGCTGAAGCGTCAATATCATCGTAGGTCCCAAGCCACGCGTCGATCGAGTAGTCGCGGCCATTCAACGTCGCCTTGAAGACTTGGGCTTGCCCATTCTTCATTGCTTCCACGCGGGCTTCCGCAAGATCGTTGGCCAGTCTTTCTGCAGCATTGCGAAGCCTCCGGCTCGTAATCATCGATTCGAAAGTCGGGGCCGCAATACCAGCCAACGCAACGAGAATGGCAAGGACGAGAAGGACCTCGATCAAGGTCACGCCTGAGCGACTGTGGGTCGACGCAGGTACGAACGTCGGCCAAGAAACGGAGCGAAGCCAATGCGAAAAGCGTTGGCTCTTCGTTGATGTTCGTCCTTTCGTTGGCATGGAATGGGGTGACCTGCAATAAAGGAAATCGCCATCCGATGGGGATGGCGCTGGAGGTCTCGGTCGCATCGGAAATGCCACCTGAGTTCTTCACACATCGCCCAACAGGCGACGAACGAAGTGACTACGGAGTAATGTCGTCTTGGGTTCCCGACTGACCGTCCGGACCAAGGCTTCGCAATTCAAACGCCGTTCCATTGAGCTTGTATTCGTAAGGGCGATTCCATGGGTCCGCAGGCACTGGCTTGTCAAGCTTCTGAACCCACATCGACGGATCGGCTAAATCGCTAGGCTGCTGGTGCAATGCGTCGAGCGCCGAAGGCAACGAACCGACCTGGATTTGATATTCCTTCAGCGAGGTTGAAAGAATCCCCAACATGGCCTTAGCCTGGTTCTTCTTGGCTTGATCAAAAGTTCCCGTCAATGCTCGGATACCAAAGCCTGCGATGACGACGATGATGATAAGAACCAAGAGGACTTCCATCAGCGTGAATGCGCTGCGTTGACGTCCTCTGCTAATTGGTCTTCTTTTCATAGTAAATATTCCTTTCTTACGAGTCTTCCAATGGACGTTGGAGGTGGGAGCGAGGTACTGCGATCGATTACAGAGAGCTCGCGGAATTGATGATGGGGAGCATGAGTGCCAATACGACGAACATGACCATGCTCGCTAGCACGAGCAACATCACGGGTTCCAATAATCGGACGACTGTTTCCAATCGCCGAAAGGTGGTCCGCTCCAAGTTGTCTGAGATCGTCACCAAGACATTGTCGAGGTTATTCGATTCTTCTGCAATGGATATCATTTCGACGACGGTCATGGGAAAGTGCCCGGATTTCTCCAGCTGCTTAGCAAGTCTCTCCCCTGCCGTGATTTCCTCACTCGCCTTCTGAACCGATTCCGCCAAGATGATATTCCCGGCGGCGTGCCGGCTGATCTCCAGCGAACGGAGTAGGGGAACGCCATTTTTCAGTAGCGTTCCAAGGACTCTGCAGAAGCGGGAAACAGCCAGATTTAGAAACACCGAACCAAGCAAAGGTGTCTTGATTTTTGCTAAATCGGCATTTCTTTTCCCTTTTTCCGTTTTCAGATATTGGTTGAGTCCCAAGCCAATCAGTGCGATCGCTCCGAGAACCACCCACCAAAACCGCTGCACAAAACGGCTGAGTGCGAGGAGAACTTCGGTCGCTTGTGGTAACGCTCCCTTTTTTCGCATCTGTTCGAAGATCGAATCGAATTGCGGTACGAAGAAAATGAGCAGGACGGTGACGACGATCACACCGACGCTCATAACGAATACGGGATAGGCGAGCGCTCCGGCTGTCTTCCCCTTCATTTCTTCCTGCTGTTCGATGAATGAACCGACTCGTTCCAACGCGTCCTCGAGGAACCCGCCTTCGGCTCCCGCGCGAACCATGTTGACTCCCATATCATTGAAGATCCGAGGATAGCGGGACATCGCATCTCCCAAGGACTCTCCTTCTTCCACTCGGCTTTTGATTTCCGACACCGCGTTCCGCAATGTTCGGCTGGAACCAGATTGGGTGGAGAGAACACTGAGTGCCCGAAGCATTGGGACGCCGCTTCGCAATAGGGAAGCGAGTTGTTCATAAAAGCCGGCCATCTGGGCACCAGCAACCCGGCGGGTTTTCTTGACCTGCGAACCTTTATTAATCGTGATCGAGATCGGGAACAACGACTTCGCACCCAACTGAGAAGCCGCATCGCGCTGGCTGTTGGCCGAAATCGTACCGGTAATCGACTTGCCCTTCATATCTCGGGCAGTGTAAGCAAAATCTGGCATAGGAGATTATCCGAGGTGATCTCCCTTGGTCGCTCTCAGCACTTCATCGATGCTGGTCGCACCTTCCATCGCCTTGCGGAATGCATCATCTCGCAGAGTGAGCATACCTGCTTCGATCGCAGCTTGTTTGATTTCAAACGAACTCTTGCGGTCGTGTGCCAATTGTCGCACCTTTTCGGTCGTCGCAAGCAATTCATAGATACCAAAACGACCAGCGTAACCAAGATTGCGGCAAGTCCTGCAACCGACGGGGCGGTAGAGCGGACGACCTTCCAACTTATGCCATGGGAAGTCGCGAGGCATGTCCTCAGGCTTTGGAGCATAAGGCTCTTTGCAAGATGGGCATAGACGTCGAACAAGCCGCTGCGCCATGATGCCTTCCACGGTGCTGGCGACCAAGAAGGGTTCGATTCCCATATCGACGATCCGAGTGAAAGCACCTGCAGCATCGTTGGTGTGCAAGGTGCTAAAAACCGTGTGACCGGTGAGAGAGGCCTGGATCGCGTTTTCCGCTGTCTCCGCGTCCCGGATTTCCCCGACGAGCACGACGTCGGGGTCGTGACGCAAAATGCTTCGAAGGGACGCCGCGAATGTGAGGCCAATCTTGGGATGGACCTGGATTTGGCTAATTCCTTCGAGTTGGTATTCGACTGGATCTTCGGTCGTGATGATCTTCACTTCCGGGGACTTGATCTCCAGCAGTGAACTGTAAAGCGTGGTCGTCTTTCCCGAACCGGTCGGACCCGTTACCAGGATGATTCCGTGAGGAAGGCGGATCAGTTCGCTGAAGAGTTTGTAGGTGGCGTCCCCCATCCCAAGATTTCGAAGGTCGAACTTCATCGAGCCTTTATCGAGAATCCGCATGACCAAGCTTTCGCCGTGAATCATCGGAATGACGGAGACCCGGACATCGACCTCACGACCGTGAACACGCAGTTTGATACGACCATCCTGGGGAAGTCGCTTCTCGGCGATATTCAAACGAGCCATGATCTTCAAACGGGAAATAATCGCCGCTTGGAATCGATTGATTTCGGGTGGGACAGGCTGGGTGTGAAGAATACCGTCGATTCGATAGCGAACGACCAACCCGCTGGCCTGAGATTCGATGTGCACGTCACTGGATCGGGAATCGACCGCTTCTACGAGCAATTCATTGACCAACCGGACCACCGACGCCTCTTGCGCTTGCTCTCCGAGCTCGCTGCCATCGGCCTCGATCTTCTCCAACAGTTCGATTTCGTCGTCTTCGGCTTTGGCTGCCATCAAGCCTTCGATGGTCTCGCTACCAACCCCCAAGTGCTTTTTCACCAGCTTGGCGATTTCCGACTTTTCGGCCACCAGCGGGACGACTTGGAGCCCCGTCGCTGCGGCGGCCTCATCGATGGGATACAGGTCGAGCGGATTATGGGTCGCGACAAAGAGCTGCCCCCCCTCACGCTTGATCGGGAAGAGTCCGTGGCGATAGATCAACTTTTGCGGGAAAGTCTGCAGCAGACTCAGGTCAGGGTTCGCTTCTCGCAAGTCGATAAAATCGAGGCCGAACTCGTCGGCGACGGCCCGGAGCGCATCTTCTTCCTTGGCAAACCCGGAGCTAATAATGCTCTCAAGAATGCCACCGCCATTCATGTTATTGCGGGATTGGGTAAGTTGCTCCTGCGTGATCAAGCCCCGCCGAAGCAGCAATTCGCCTGCCTCTGTAATCATGCCTAGTTTCTCGTTCCTCGGTTATTGCCGCCGCGGTTTCCGCGATTGTTTCCGCCGCCCTGGGTATTACCACCCTGGCCGCCTCGTCCGAATTGGGCAGGATTGAATCCGCCATTTCCTCCGAAGCCGCCCCCGCCAAATCCGCCCGTTCCGCCGAAGGGGAATCCGCCGGTTTGTTGACGACGTTGGAATTGGCTTGGGTCGAACGTTCTACCGCCGGCGTTGTTGGTGGGATTTGTGGTGGGAGTCGTACCGCTCGCGTTGGTCGAAGTCGTTCGGGCGCTGGCACCAAACACCGAGTTAAGGGTGTTTTGGATCAGGACCGGATTGACATCCCCATCAAGGGGTACGGTCAAGATGGTTTGCTCGTCCTCGGCGGCCGCCTCGTCCATCTTGGTCACGAGTGATTTTACTTGATTGTAGAGATACGGGGGACCCACAACGATCAAAGCATTGTTCTTTTTATCGGCGCTGATGGTCATGGTCTGCTCCTTCAGTTCTGACTGGGCACTGCCACCGCCACCTCCGCCTCGTCGATTTCCGCCCCCACGCAGCAAATTGATCAAATCCTCAGGCGAAGGCTGTCGCTGGCCACCCGCTGCCCCCCCTTGCTGCTGCTGGGCGATCTGCGCTGCAAAAACTTGCTTGACAATCGGTTCGACTTCTTCGACCGGCGTGTTCTCCAAGTAAACGATTTGGACACTTCCTCGAGTCTGGATGTCGACTTCGCTCTGCTCGACATCGATCATGGTGAGGATATCTTCCACGAAGAGCGCGTCCATCGGATTGGCCTGAATCCAAAGTGCATTGAGTCGTGCATCGGGTGTAATCACCACGTCTCCTACCGTTGCGGCTCCCGATACGGTCGTCGCGGCAGCGGTTGACCCACCTCCGCCACCACCGAAGAGGCTTCCAAACAACCCGCCTCCCCCGAGAACACTCGATGCCACATCTCCCAGCAACCCGCCTCCTCCACTGCCCGCTGTAGCTTGCTCCCCAGCAATGACACTCTTTACCAACTCTGCGGCGGCGTTGGCCGTGATATGTCGCAAAAAGCGAATGGTGGGTTCCGCTGGGGCATTCCGCATTTGGTCCTCGGCGACTCGGAGCAGTTGATCAAACTCGCTCATCGCTTCTGGATCATCACTGGCAATGATCAGGCCCGAAGGACCTTGCATGATGGTGACTTCGCCTTTGCCTGGTTTGGCATCCCCGGCAGTCTGTTGCGCAGATGTCGCTACCACCGCTTGTTTAGCAGACGGCGCGTTCTTTCCTTCGTCTTCCTTTTTCTCGTCGTAGTTCGCGACTAAAACTCCCTCGGGGACTGCATTCAGCGAGGCACGCGGGGCATCCTTTTCGCTCGGTTTTTCACCGATCTCTCCCTCCGCGGGCGTTTTGGCCTTGGATGATTCATCCTTTGGCAACGAGATCTTGATTCGGGATCGGCTGGCTTTGCGAAGCAGTTCCAACTGTTCCAGCAAGCGATCGGCGGCCTTGCCACGCAGAGGAATGACGCGAACACCATCGCCCAATCCTTCGATCTTGGGACCCGAATCTTCTACTTTGCTGATCAGCATTCGGATTTGATCGACTTCCTGTTTGGTTCCTTTCACCAGCAATCTGCGGCCTGCAGGATCACCGTAGAAAATGGGACCTTTGATCGCGGCGGGATCCTTACCGGTCGACGTCGATTTGCCGTAAAACTTCTCGAGCGTCAGGACCGCTGCATTGGTATCGATGTTTCCGAGCGGGATAATCTCGAATTCGCTGGATTGGCCTGCCAACTCGTTGATCAGCTTTTCGATGAAGTCGTGGTCGGTCTTGGTCGCTCGGACGATGATGTTATTGGTCTTCGGGTCGAGCGCCATGTTGATATTGGGCTGACCTGCAAACGTCGACTGCAGTACATCCATGGTCGTGGTGGGATCGGAGCCAAGCAGCAGATGGCTCTTTACAACTGGCTGCTCCGATGCTGCCATCTTCGTGCTAGACTCGTCCGGTTTGACGTCCAGCTCCTTGACGATGTCGCGAAGTTTCTGGAGTTTGTCGGCCGAGCCAGTGGCGAACATCGTGTTCCCAAACGTATCGGTCGAGATACTAATATCTTCGGCGCGAAACTCATTCTCTTTGATTCCAAGCAATGCGCGGGCAATCGAAAGGACTTCTTCCGCACTAACGAATTTCAGAGGTAGTCGCACAATCTTTGCCGAACGGACCCCGTCCGGATTTTCAGATCGTTCAATCGTTTCACGGATAATGCGAAGCTTGCCACCCGTTTCCGTGACCAGTATTTGACCTGCCGATTGGATCGGGACAA includes these proteins:
- a CDS encoding prepilin-type N-terminal cleavage/methylation domain-containing protein, which codes for MNTRRISGFTLLELILALMLTAVVAGLVGSLVQLYLINQSSGREQVKQAQLARAILNMIAEDIRATVRYQPFDSSGLSEILSGGQAGGASAGGAASTSAGSGAAPSAFGADAMSGSASPSSGMASGDAGAAPVSALPPGIYGSEASIEIDISKLPRPDEYYATEGDISTGTLGDMPSDIKTVSYYVQAPRPDGVKDPLGGLTILGAGIETTSAGPGGLVRRSLDRAITQYAYEQASTDSLLRTGELVATEVISIEFQYFDGTMWQLQWDSSVQGLPKVIKITIALQREGKARTNPMEPGVMMSSITPETMREFGVDVYSINAIIPGAHLLSAPQASGSGTSSMGF
- a CDS encoding prepilin-type N-terminal cleavage/methylation domain-containing protein, translated to MTQIKAKRCTDTIRVQLPFLRLGRPRNSSGKGQATRSGLSLLEVVLALAILAVSAALLAQITRQATDNALSAQKLAQAQMLCESKMAEVLVGAIPMEPLDWTLNEDGSLPGQWYYRLETSATERENMIGLRLAVTDNPNPVTGSPELFFIVRWVIDPSLGLDSPPSSDPTADGSGATGMGTTGAGATSGSAGGIQ
- a CDS encoding Tfp pilus assembly protein FimT/FimU, which produces MPTKGRTSTKSQRFSHWLRSVSWPTFVPASTHSRSGVTLIEVLLVLAILVALAGIAAPTFESMITSRRLRNAAERLANDLAEARVEAMKNGQAQVFKATLNGRDYSIDAWLGTYDDIDASAGATVQDATGAVVETEAAAGGGVATSAESTESEIQELETGVQFASVDTLIDTRNAAAIETETGSVPVAGAAAPVAGSESNPILLYPDGSTTTAQIILADEKGRRMVVQLRGVTGQISFYATTSVDPSTLPAIEASTPSGAP
- a CDS encoding type II secretion system protein GspG, with the translated sequence MKRRPISRGRQRSAFTLMEVLLVLIIIVVIAGFGIRALTGTFDQAKKNQAKAMLGILSTSLKEYQIQVGSLPSALDALHQQPSDLADPSMWVQKLDKPVPADPWNRPYEYKLNGTAFELRSLGPDGQSGTQDDITP
- a CDS encoding type II secretion system F family protein, yielding MPDFAYTARDMKGKSITGTISANSQRDAASQLGAKSLFPISITINKGSQVKKTRRVAGAQMAGFYEQLASLLRSGVPMLRALSVLSTQSGSSRTLRNAVSEIKSRVEEGESLGDAMSRYPRIFNDMGVNMVRAGAEGGFLEDALERVGSFIEQQEEMKGKTAGALAYPVFVMSVGVIVVTVLLIFFVPQFDSIFEQMRKKGALPQATEVLLALSRFVQRFWWVVLGAIALIGLGLNQYLKTEKGKRNADLAKIKTPLLGSVFLNLAVSRFCRVLGTLLKNGVPLLRSLEISRHAAGNIILAESVQKASEEITAGERLAKQLEKSGHFPMTVVEMISIAEESNNLDNVLVTISDNLERTTFRRLETVVRLLEPVMLLVLASMVMFVVLALMLPIINSASSL
- a CDS encoding GspE/PulE family protein, with the translated sequence MITEAGELLLRRGLITQEQLTQSRNNMNGGGILESIISSGFAKEEDALRAVADEFGLDFIDLREANPDLSLLQTFPQKLIYRHGLFPIKREGGQLFVATHNPLDLYPIDEAAAATGLQVVPLVAEKSEIAKLVKKHLGVGSETIEGLMAAKAEDDEIELLEKIEADGSELGEQAQEASVVRLVNELLVEAVDSRSSDVHIESQASGLVVRYRIDGILHTQPVPPEINRFQAAIISRLKIMARLNIAEKRLPQDGRIKLRVHGREVDVRVSVIPMIHGESLVMRILDKGSMKFDLRNLGMGDATYKLFSELIRLPHGIILVTGPTGSGKTTTLYSSLLEIKSPEVKIITTEDPVEYQLEGISQIQVHPKIGLTFAASLRSILRHDPDVVLVGEIRDAETAENAIQASLTGHTVFSTLHTNDAAGAFTRIVDMGIEPFLVASTVEGIMAQRLVRRLCPSCKEPYAPKPEDMPRDFPWHKLEGRPLYRPVGCRTCRNLGYAGRFGIYELLATTEKVRQLAHDRKSSFEIKQAAIEAGMLTLRDDAFRKAMEGATSIDEVLRATKGDHLG
- a CDS encoding secretin N-terminal domain-containing protein; translated protein: MNTNRSLRNRVLALLLATTVTSHAFADGNPALVGVLAVITDPQKAAELGLSEDQLGKLSLLIKQYESKALDLANTLRSVDSPSERRMRQMEAIRGIEKQGYEFLSEAQRATAEKWRLSNLGPIAILDPEVASQLQVTPEQAEKVRNVLEGRSVLLRTLGAEKADAEIKTRLVAVLSDEQKGKWTELTGAPAIAAAAAPASSPSDVPKATGAPSDSNSAVASSSQPISGPEDGLLINFNAAPWSEVLKWIAREAELSLQVDAYPTGTFTYRDPYRRYTVAQAMDIMNSVLLSKGYTLVKKQRILMSIDLASAESADVMRSLLREMAELVPPEELDSRGEYEIIKTVFSLERSSIEDIEKEIKLLIGPHGSIVPIQSAGQILVTETGGKLRIIRETIERSENPDGVRSAKIVRLPLKFVSAEEVLSIARALLGIKENEFRAEDISISTDTFGNTMFATGSADKLQKLRDIVKELDVKPDESSTKMAASEQPVVKSHLLLGSDPTTTMDVLQSTFAGQPNINMALDPKTNNIIVRATKTDHDFIEKLINELAGQSSEFEIIPLGNIDTNAAVLTLEKFYGKSTSTGKDPAAIKGPIFYGDPAGRRLLVKGTKQEVDQIRMLISKVEDSGPKIEGLGDGVRVIPLRGKAADRLLEQLELLRKASRSRIKISLPKDESSKAKTPAEGEIGEKPSEKDAPRASLNAVPEGVLVANYDEKKEDEGKNAPSAKQAVVATSAQQTAGDAKPGKGEVTIMQGPSGLIIASDDPEAMSEFDQLLRVAEDQMRNAPAEPTIRFLRHITANAAAELVKSVIAGEQATAGSGGGGLLGDVASSVLGGGGLFGSLFGGGGGGSTAAATTVSGAATVGDVVITPDARLNALWIQANPMDALFVEDILTMIDVEQSEVDIQTRGSVQIVYLENTPVEEVEPIVKQVFAAQIAQQQQGGAAGGQRQPSPEDLINLLRGGGNRRGGGGGGSAQSELKEQTMTISADKKNNALIVVGPPYLYNQVKSLVTKMDEAAAEDEQTILTVPLDGDVNPVLIQNTLNSVFGASARTTSTNASGTTPTTNPTNNAGGRTFDPSQFQRRQQTGGFPFGGTGGFGGGGFGGNGGFNPAQFGRGGQGGNTQGGGNNRGNRGGNNRGTRN